The DNA segment GGACCCGGCGAACCCGACCGTCCGGGCGCCCGAGAGCCGCGCTATCTGGCCCGCGACCGACCCGACCGCGCCGGCCGCGCCGGTGACGACGAACGTGTCGCCGGCCTTCGGTTGGGCGACCTCGCGCGTGCCGAAGTAGGCGGTCCGGCCCGGCATGCCGAGGACGCCCAGCGCGGTCGAAATCGGTCCCCGTTCGGGGTCGACCGACCGGAGTCGTCCGGCGCGAGCGGTGGCGTAGTCGGCCCACTGGAGGTCGCCGGTCACCACGTCGCCGGCCTCGAAGTCGGTCCCGTTCGATTCGACGACTTCGCCGACGACGCCGCCCCGGAGCGGTTCGCCGACGGTCCACGGTTCGGCGTAGGACTCGCCGGCGTCCATCCGACCCCGCATGTAGGGGTCGACCGAGAGGTAGAGGGTGCGGACGAGCACCTCACCGGGGCCGGGTTCCGGCGCGTCCTCCTCGACCAGTTCGAACGTCTCGGAGTCGGGTCGTCCGTCGGGTCGCTCGGCGAGCAGGAACTTCCGGTTGGTCCGGTCCGTTTCGGGCATGGACCGACCCACGTGCTCGGGTCGGAAGGCTACTGGGGTAGCGGAAGTCGGTCGAGCGAAGCGAGGGGTCTCGGCGCAGGTCGCCGGAGTCCGGCGACCTGCGCCGAGCCTCCGACTCAGGGAGAGAATTCCTCGGCGTCCAGCGGCGCGGCCGTCCGCCAGTAGTGGTCGAAGGTGTCCTGGGCCCACGACCGGACCGCCCGGTCGTCGGTGTCGACCGACGCCCGGAGGACGCCGTTCTCGTCGCGAAGCAAGAGATGGACCGCGTCGTCGGCCACCGTCACCGCGAGCGGGACGCCCTCCTCGTGGACCCTGACCGCCGCGCCCTCGGCGTCGAGGAGCGCGGCGAGTCGCTCACGGAGGCCGGAGTCGTCGGCCAGCGCGTCGATGGCGGTCCGCGAGAAGACGCCCCGGAACGTCTGGTCGCCGGCGGCCACCCGCCGCTGGATTACCGTGAGGCTCTGTTCGTTGAACGCGTGGGAGAACACCCGGACTTCGTCGGCGTCTTCGAGCAGGCCGAGGACGCGCTGGACCGGCGCGTTCGGCCTCGTCTGGCTCGGATGGGTGACCGTCGCGTCGGCGAGTCGCCGGAGGTCGAAGTCCATCGCGTGGGTCGGGAGGTACC comes from the Halorussus vallis genome and includes:
- a CDS encoding NADP-dependent oxidoreductase — its product is MPETDRTNRKFLLAERPDGRPDSETFELVEEDAPEPGPGEVLVRTLYLSVDPYMRGRMDAGESYAEPWTVGEPLRGGVVGEVVESNGTDFEAGDVVTGDLQWADYATARAGRLRSVDPERGPISTALGVLGMPGRTAYFGTREVAQPKAGDTFVVTGAAGAVGSVAGQIARLSGARTVGFAGSDEKVAFLEDELGFDVGINYAETDDYRSALDSAAPDGVDCYFDNVGGPITDAVFSKLNVDARVAICGQISLYNAQEVPTGPRKLPTLIEKRARVEGFLVSDFAPRFEEATRKLGEWVADDEVRYRETVTEGLENAPNAFLGLFEGENIGKQLVKVGERGE
- a CDS encoding helix-turn-helix transcriptional regulator, whose protein sequence is MEPALAEIEFLALSSNRVEVLGLLADDRRSRSDLAEATGASQATLGRILHDFEERSWIRREEGEYVATATGRLVAKGFGDLLEILETEGKLRGVVRYLPTHAMDFDLRRLADATVTHPSQTRPNAPVQRVLGLLEDADEVRVFSHAFNEQSLTVIQRRVAAGDQTFRGVFSRTAIDALADDSGLRERLAALLDAEGAAVRVHEEGVPLAVTVADDAVHLLLRDENGVLRASVDTDDRAVRSWAQDTFDHYWRTAAPLDAEEFSP